Part of the Leishmania major strain Friedlin complete genome, chromosome 7 genome is shown below.
GGGCCCatctcccacacacacacacacacacacctgcacacacgcacacacacgcacacacagaggcaacTCCTCCCCCCTACGCTTTTTCCGAGCTCAGCGCTCATGCGACGGATTGGTGTGGCAACATGTCAGCGACGGTGGCTTGCCTCAGCAATGCTGCCCCGCGCCGGGAAGTGCGGAACGCCATGGTCAGGGCACAGCTTCATTCTCGATACCGCGGCGTCTCTCACAACCGCCGTCCGCGAAGTGCGCTCCACGGCGGTCTGCTGCGCCCCGAAGGATGCGCAGTATCAGTGCGGTGAGTGCGGCAAAACGTTCCGCCTCGTCAACGCCCTCAATCACCACATTATGACCCGCCACGGCAACAACGCCAAGGCGCTCATGAAGAAGGACGGCAAGCTAGTCCCTGTGGAAACGGACCAGCTCAAGGGTGGGGCGCATTGtgtgtcctcctcctcctcctccacagcgacggcgagctCGGCAACTCCGGCcggggctgccgccgcagcgtcttcctctccactgtccggcggcaccacctcACCGTTTCCGGTGCACTTTGCCGCTCCTTttggtgccgccgccgcatccaTGGGCGGGGTGGCGTCGTCTTCCACTCCACCAGGCACCGCACCAGGGGTGCTGCAGGCCCCTgcgaccgccgcggccggcgcAACCACGGCAGGCACTGACGAGAATgggagcggcgccgacggggccgcggaggagagggagaagcgcATGTTCGTCTGCACGGTGTGCCAGAAGACGTTTCGGCTTGAGGCGGCGCTACAGCACCACTATCAGGCGAAGCACAACATGGACATGCCAacctccgcctcgtctccgtctgctcgcggcggcgcgagcaCGACAGCAGGGGCTGGCGGCGCCTCCGTGTCCACTCCGGGAGAGCCTGGTGCGaatggtggtggtagtgcAGGCGCGTTTGGTGGCGTGCCTGGCGTAGCTGCagacggtgccgcagctcctgcgAACGCTTCTAGCTTCGGTGCTGCGCAGTACGTGCGACAGCAGGAGGGAGCGCTGCCTGACGCCCCGCAGTACCACCTCGATGTGGCCCCGAACGCCccggaggagggcgacatTGCCGCGCACTGGCGTTGCGTGAACATGTGTGTGCTGATGGGCGACgtgcaggaggtggaggaggggtaCGTCTTTGAGGATCATGTGCTGCAGTTCACTGTGGCGACCGAGTTTGCTACCCCGGCCCCTGGCGACCCTGACATGGACTTCCACACGGTGCGCGTGTACGGGCACGAGTTTTGGGCCCCACTGAAGGCAGACATGCAGAGTGGCGGTCGCTTTCTCGTCACAGGACGACTGTGTATGGTGCCGCAGTTTGATACGCAGCTGAAGAAGTACTATCACTATCCAGTGATTCAGGTCTTTCCCGGCACTGGTAACGTGGTGCGTGTTTGACACAATTTCGTTGGAGTACGCCAGTACACGTCAGCTGcagtggtggaggcggacaGTGAGGGGTGTGCAGGGAAGCGGATCCCGCAGGCTTGCGTTGTCGTCTGCTTTCGCTACCGTTGGCTTGGCTGCCGGGGCGGTGCCCATCGACATCGACATGCACTGCGCGCCTGAGGGACTTTTGCTTCTTGTGTGccgggagggagggagggagggaaggggggggggaatgcGATGATGTTGAGGACTTGGCGAGAAGGGGCGACGCTGGGGCGTGCTtggaagaggaagggggtgcgGAGTGGAGGGGCTCCACTTCAGGGACAGGCTGAAAGGTGTGAAGAGATGTGTCTGTGagtgtggctgtgtgtgtggggagggtggggggggtCGAACGGGCTCGTACGAGAGGGCGTGTGCCTGTGGCGAAAGAGAACGTCCCTGTGCATGAGCATGTGTGGCGGTGCGTATTGTGCAgcgttttgttgttgttgcctcTTCtggcacccctcccccctctagCAGCTCTCCTGTATTCGGCTGAGACGCATCTGTGTTCtctggcgcacgcacgcacgcatcaTCTCTCTGGCTGCTTCGCGTCACTTCTCCTCTCCGCTCTCCCTGACCATCTAAGTAAGGTACGGCGAGACAACAAACGAAGGCGATGCCGAGCTGCAAGAAAGAAGGCGCACGCGACTTCCTGTGTCCGTGCTCGTGTGGACGACACCGTGGCACCGTGCGCTGATGCCAATGATCGCTATCGACGCGGATCGCCTGCTGGCACACAAGGCCGTACCGTCATGTGTGGctagggagggggggggcagcagGGATGCACTACTTGCTCTCTTGAGCCGCCTGCGCTCACTAAACCATCGGAGCTGCGGGGAGCGACCATCGATTGTGACCCAGGAGACACTCCTTTGGGCAGGTACGCCACTGCACGTTCTCACTCACTCTCTGCACCGCCCCGCTGACCCGCACCCGCCTCTTCGCTGTCCAAACTTGTGAATGGCACTAACATCCAAAGGCCCAACGGCTGTTTGAGCGCATGCTGCGTTGGACGCAaaggcccccctccccctccctcaggcgcaagagagacagcagcgccgacttCTCTGCTCTTCCCACCTTCCACTCGCTCGAGAGCTGAGGGCCTGCGTGCACCTTCACAGGAGAAGTCGGAGCGTGTGCTCGCTGTCCATACACTCCTCACATACGCCATTGCGCGGGCTCaggcacaccacacacacccacaaaCATACATACAAGCGCATCTATACAACGCACGTCACAGGCGCATCTGCCTCTCGATAGCGGTGCTCACCTCGTCTTAGCGTTTCTTCGCACGCGTTGGTTGTTGCCGCTCGAGGATTTGGGGACTTCTGCGCGGTTCACGCCTCCGCTCGACCGCTGCTACTGGCAGAGAAGCCACGGAAGCCATatacacgcagacacacgcacggaggcAGAGACACAATGAACGTCCTGCACAAGGCCTCTGCTGATGGACGCATGTGCTGCGCGGCCAACGAGGAGGTATGGGTAGCGAAGCAGAGCGGAGGCATCGCCGTCTTCTCGGCGCGCTCCGGAGACCATGTGACGGACATCGCCCTCAGGGCCGATGACGGCtcaacggcggcgcaggtcaCGCACATGATGGCGGTCTTTGGGGAGGTGTGGGTGAGCACGAAAGAGGGTCGCGTTCACTTCTACGAGctcgccacgcacacgccggtGGACTCAATGCTCATTCCCGGGGCAGAGAAGAAGGTGCAGGTGGTAAACCTCTCCTTCAACGGCCACGTCGCCATCGTagccaccgccagcggctCTGTGTATGTCCATCACCCGGTGAATCACCAGCGGCTTGGCACCCTTTCCACATCCGCGTCCCCGTGCACGGCAGCGATCCAGTTCTATAGCTTCGTCGTTGGCGGGGATGCGAGCGGTGCCTTGTATCTCTGGGACCCGGTAACCGGGGAGTGCGTCATCTACCACGGCGGGAGCAAGAGTGAAgtcgtggcgctgctgcacgagccCACCACGGGAACGATATGGGTGTCCCGAGCGAATGAGCACGTCGACATATACGCAGTGAAGGACGGAGCGCTGCAACTGCAGCATCGGGTGAGCGGGATCGGGCGAGTTACAgggatgg
Proteins encoded:
- a CDS encoding putative RNA-editing complex protein; protein product: MHHYQLVSSRQRLPYKGVGPISHTHTHTHLHTRTHTHTQRQLLPPTLFPSSALMRRIGVATCQRRWLASAMLPRAGKCGTPWSGHSFILDTAASLTTAVREVRSTAVCCAPKDAQYQCGECGKTFRLVNALNHHIMTRHGNNAKALMKKDGKLVPVETDQLKGGAHCVSSSSSSTATASSATPAGAAAAASSSPLSGGTTSPFPVHFAAPFGAAAASMGGVASSSTPPGTAPGVLQAPATAAAGATTAGTDENGSGADGAAEEREKRMFVCTVCQKTFRLEAALQHHYQAKHNMDMPTSASSPSARGGASTTAGAGGASVSTPGEPGANGGGSAGAFGGVPGVAADGAAAPANASSFGAAQYVRQQEGALPDAPQYHLDVAPNAPEEGDIAAHWRCVNMCVLMGDVQEVEEGYVFEDHVLQFTVATEFATPAPGDPDMDFHTVRVYGHEFWAPLKADMQSGGRFLVTGRLCMVPQFDTQLKKYYHYPVIQVFPGTGNVVRV